In Pseudomonas fluorescens, one genomic interval encodes:
- the flgK gene encoding flagellar hook-associated protein FlgK, translating into MSLLNIGMSGLSASSSSLATTGNNIANVDTAGYSRQQTVQSTKSSQQFGNVFIGTGTTLADVRRVYNSYLENQLHTATSLNSEAAAYGAQATALDASMSDTNTGLTGVLQKFFTSMQGVATSATDDTSRQSVLTGAQALTSRFNALAKQLNDQNTTINGNLGDMTSQVNKLATSIANLNQKIGEISTSGGQPNDLLDSRNEAVRQLSELTGAQVVERGTSFDVYIGTGQPLVIGNTTNTLSTVPSKDDPTRMAIQLDRGSSVIDITSAMSGGEIGGLLTYRKEVLDPSLNELGRVALVVADQVNSQQAQGIDKNGDFGAAIFNNINSAALVSQRSIAQSTNSAGSGNLDVTIKDTGKLTTSDYQVTFTSATNYSVKRSDGTDMGSFSTTTTPPPVIDGFTLALNGGALSAGDTFKVTPTRNAASTIQTVLTDPKKIAAAAPLTGVASANNSGTYTQPTLTDSFNIYNPASQTELQNALKYSTPVKLVFGAVASGSQSYNMVDAKGNTIGSGTIVPGQANTLNLKVGMVDSTGAPVMDTTVTPNVQKTFTVQTTVGATPKSGETFTINLTGAASSDNRNAQTLVGLQTKQTVDTGSGSKGISLTDAYNKLVTNVGTKAAQSKSDNEATSVILDQAKGARDSLSQVNLDEETGNLVKYQQYYTASSQIIKAAQETFATLINSL; encoded by the coding sequence ATGAGTTTGCTCAATATCGGGATGTCGGGGTTGTCCGCGAGTTCTTCCTCTCTCGCGACCACAGGTAACAACATTGCCAACGTCGACACCGCCGGTTATTCACGCCAGCAAACCGTGCAGAGCACCAAGTCCTCGCAGCAGTTCGGCAACGTCTTCATCGGTACGGGGACGACCCTGGCCGATGTGCGCCGGGTCTACAACTCTTACCTCGAAAACCAGCTGCATACCGCCACCTCGCTCAATAGCGAAGCGGCTGCGTACGGTGCCCAGGCCACTGCGCTGGATGCCTCGATGTCCGATACCAACACCGGCCTGACCGGTGTGCTGCAGAAGTTCTTTACTTCGATGCAGGGCGTGGCGACTTCTGCCACTGATGACACCTCCCGTCAGTCGGTGCTGACCGGTGCGCAGGCCCTGACCAGCCGTTTCAATGCGCTGGCCAAACAGCTGAACGATCAGAACACCACGATCAATGGCAACCTGGGCGACATGACGTCCCAGGTCAACAAGCTGGCGACTTCGATTGCCAACCTGAACCAGAAGATCGGCGAGATTTCCACCAGCGGCGGCCAGCCGAACGATCTGCTCGACAGCCGTAACGAAGCGGTGCGTCAGCTCTCCGAGCTGACCGGTGCACAGGTCGTCGAGCGTGGCACCAGTTTTGACGTGTACATCGGCACCGGCCAGCCGCTGGTGATCGGCAACACCACCAACACCCTGAGCACCGTGCCGAGCAAGGACGATCCGACGCGCATGGCGATTCAGCTGGACCGCGGCTCAAGCGTGATCGACATCACGTCGGCCATGAGCGGTGGCGAAATCGGTGGCCTGCTGACCTATCGCAAAGAAGTGCTCGACCCTTCGCTCAATGAGTTGGGGCGTGTCGCGCTGGTGGTGGCCGATCAGGTCAACAGCCAGCAAGCCCAGGGCATCGACAAGAACGGTGACTTCGGCGCCGCGATCTTCAACAACATCAACAGTGCCGCGCTGGTCAGCCAGCGCAGCATTGCGCAGTCGACCAATAGCGCCGGCTCGGGCAACCTCGATGTCACCATCAAGGACACCGGCAAGCTGACCACCAGCGATTACCAGGTGACCTTCACCAGCGCCACCAACTATTCGGTCAAGCGCTCCGATGGCACCGACATGGGCTCGTTCAGCACCACGACCACGCCACCGCCGGTGATCGACGGCTTCACCCTGGCCCTCAACGGCGGCGCCCTGAGCGCTGGCGACACCTTCAAGGTGACACCGACCCGTAACGCGGCAAGCACTATTCAGACGGTACTGACCGATCCGAAGAAAATCGCTGCGGCAGCACCGCTGACCGGCGTGGCCAGTGCCAACAACTCCGGTACCTACACCCAGCCGACGCTGACCGATTCGTTCAACATCTACAACCCGGCGTCGCAGACCGAGTTGCAGAATGCGCTCAAATATTCGACGCCGGTCAAATTGGTGTTTGGTGCGGTCGCCAGCGGCAGCCAGTCGTACAACATGGTTGACGCCAAGGGCAACACCATCGGTTCGGGCACCATCGTGCCGGGGCAGGCCAACACCTTGAACCTCAAGGTCGGCATGGTCGACTCCACCGGTGCTCCGGTGATGGACACCACGGTCACGCCGAACGTGCAGAAGACCTTCACCGTACAGACCACCGTGGGCGCGACGCCGAAGTCCGGCGAAACCTTCACCATCAACCTGACCGGCGCGGCGTCTTCGGATAACCGCAACGCACAGACACTGGTTGGCCTGCAGACCAAGCAGACCGTGGACACCGGCAGCGGCAGCAAGGGCATCAGCCTGACCGACGCCTACAACAAACTGGTGACCAACGTCGGTACCAAGGCTGCGCAGAGCAAGTCCGACAATGAAGCCACCTCGGTGATCCTCGATCAGGCCAAGGGCGCGCGTGATTCGCTGTCCCAGGTCAACCTCGATGAAGAGACCGGCAACCTGGTCAAGTATCAGCAGTACTACACAGCGTCTTCGCAGATCATCAAAGCTGCGCAGGAAACCTTCGCCACGCTGATCAACAGTCTTTAA
- a CDS encoding flagellar hook-associated protein 3, translated as MRISTAQYYATQAAQYQRNYSKTVATANEASSLQRINTAADDPIGAGRLLKLGQQSAMLDQYQGNIDTTKSSLTVQESTLNSITTALQRAKEIGLAANNGIATDDNRKAYAAELSQIQQQVLGLMNSKDANGNYLFSGSKTDTAPYSQNVDGTYTYNGDQTQINLGIGDGMSVATNTTGWDAFQQTINTSRTQTTMTAPAVDDGRVVLSNGTVGTAATYNAKFTAGQPYTVDFISSTQLKITDALGNDVTSEASQNGLISNSNGANQTVSFRGVDMKLNINLKAGDTNPDAVIAGHSFQLSATPDSFTTARSPGNPSTAVITGSSVTNQAAYSAAFPSGGGAVLKFTSATDFDLYAAPVTADSKPVSSGTMVGSNATAAGVTFAIGGTPGAGDQFSIQSNNHQTQNVLDTLGQMVTALNLPVDGDPVVKQKFQGAMEAALGNIDSASNQIGAAVTSIGARGQSLDDQNTTNQSLIQANTTTQGSIRDSDPAEVMTRLTLQQTMLQASQLAFSKISQLGLFNKI; from the coding sequence ATGCGCATTTCCACCGCCCAGTATTACGCGACGCAAGCTGCTCAATATCAGCGCAACTACAGCAAGACGGTCGCGACCGCCAACGAAGCGAGCAGCCTGCAGCGCATCAACACCGCTGCCGACGATCCGATCGGCGCCGGTCGCCTGCTCAAGCTGGGTCAGCAAAGTGCGATGCTCGACCAGTATCAGGGCAACATCGACACCACCAAGAGCTCGCTGACCGTGCAGGAGTCGACGTTGAACTCCATCACCACGGCTCTGCAGCGCGCCAAGGAAATCGGCCTGGCCGCCAACAACGGTATCGCCACCGACGACAACCGCAAGGCGTACGCGGCGGAACTGAGCCAGATCCAGCAACAAGTGCTGGGCCTGATGAACTCCAAGGATGCCAACGGCAACTACCTGTTCTCCGGTTCCAAGACCGATACCGCGCCGTACTCGCAAAACGTCGACGGCACCTACACCTATAACGGTGACCAGACCCAGATCAACCTGGGCATTGGCGACGGTATGTCGGTCGCGACCAATACCACCGGTTGGGACGCCTTCCAGCAGACCATCAACACCAGCCGCACCCAGACCACCATGACCGCTCCGGCGGTGGATGACGGTCGTGTGGTGCTGTCCAACGGTACGGTCGGCACCGCAGCGACCTACAACGCCAAGTTCACGGCGGGCCAGCCATACACCGTGGATTTCATCAGCAGCACGCAGTTGAAAATCACCGATGCCCTGGGCAACGACGTGACGTCCGAGGCCAGCCAGAACGGCCTGATCAGCAACAGCAATGGTGCCAACCAGACCGTCAGCTTCCGTGGCGTCGACATGAAGTTGAACATCAACCTCAAGGCCGGCGACACCAACCCGGATGCGGTCATCGCCGGTCACAGCTTCCAGCTGTCGGCCACGCCTGATTCGTTCACTACCGCGCGCAGCCCGGGCAACCCGTCGACGGCGGTCATCACCGGCTCCAGCGTGACCAACCAGGCGGCGTACAGCGCGGCCTTCCCGTCGGGCGGCGGCGCGGTGCTGAAGTTCACCAGCGCCACCGATTTCGACCTGTACGCGGCCCCTGTGACCGCTGACAGCAAACCGGTGTCGTCGGGCACCATGGTCGGCAGCAACGCCACGGCCGCCGGTGTGACCTTCGCCATTGGCGGTACGCCGGGCGCGGGCGATCAATTCTCGATCCAGTCCAACAACCACCAGACCCAGAACGTGCTCGACACCCTGGGCCAGATGGTCACGGCGCTGAACCTGCCGGTCGACGGTGATCCGGTGGTCAAACAGAAATTCCAGGGGGCCATGGAGGCGGCGCTGGGCAACATCGACAGCGCGTCCAACCAGATTGGCGCTGCGGTGACCTCGATCGGTGCTCGCGGGCAATCGCTGGATGACCAGAACACCACCAACCAGAGCCTGATCCAGGCCAACACCACGACCCAGGGTTCGATCCGTGATTCGGATCCGGCCGAGGTGATGACCCGCCTGACGTTGCAGCAGACCATGCTGCAAGCCTCGCAACTGGCGTTCAGCAAGATCAGTCAGTTGGGTCTGTTCAACAAGATCTGA
- a CDS encoding glycosyltransferase has protein sequence MNPLPLVSLVIPAFNPRFFERTLNSAVSQTYGQLEIIVCDDSRGSEIEAIVAAVVEQSGVAVRYVRNPRTLGLVDNLKACLEQAQGEYIKFLCDDDLLYSACIEQQAHEMQRAEVSLVVAQRLLWDANDIILPARIENTPLSPVSGLLKGDDVLGIFEKFPVNVLGGFSNALMRRADVVELLPALTEDGACFVATLDFALYVCLLRRGNLAVSNSVLSAERLYPERLSAQQPMKDAAQVEREWISQMLKARSGESAPAPGWVRYVPLSRADELPRVWQELPLSRTLGTKQSRQEWGVGVNSFSFGELYAQWLACRVLTEQQRHWLPETLASWPCQPRIVPIIIDGQGSRDGLERTLEALAAQDYPPELILVLSVSCAEARLDGRVFHMPLQDDGLEQINTLLPQLEGADWFYLLQPGDRLVAPALLVMADRIAHTPTLTCLYSDEGSLRSGESAEPAFKPDFNLDLMRSYPYVGRALAFKRERFLALGGFAPTFAELAPHDALWRMVENDGLHVVGHIAEVLLESKFDLSQWLTEPGVVAQSPRILEAHLQRLGIAHDIRRGGSELLNRVDYQHARRPLVSVVIVTQDQTAALQRCVETLLEKTAYTEYELLLVDNGSESAEARVWLDGMAQLGSERIRVLSYPQKGNAAAAHNFAVSHARGEYVLLLNAFAVITQADWLDELLNHAQRPEVGVVGAKLFNPDGGVLHAGLILGLNGPVGLPFYGQPVQSDGYMFRLQAVHDLSAVGGDCLMIRKSVFEVAGGLDEQDLKQTLNVVDLCLRVGREGYLVVLNPHAMLAVGARPSAAATTEDEALFAEERETFYQRWLPTIARDPAYNINLTLQGVGATNFSLEPGLRTGWSAFSKAQLPNVLVVPINASAIGHYRMSQPMIELQAANRVEGRICYGLPSIIDIERQSPDVIVLQGRYSEHAIDEIPPLKKYFNARRIFELDDYVIDVPHRNAHIRNMPSKQDMERMVRRAIGLCDRVVVSTQPLANVLSDMHHDIRVVPNMLSKDLWSHLRSQRRTSKKPRVGWGGGTSHHGDLAVIADVVRELANEVDWVFFGMCPDDLLPYMHEFHGVIDLEVYPAKLASLNLDLALAPLEFHVFNDCKSNLRLLEYGACGYPVICTDTEAYRGYLPCTRIKTNSTDEWLQAIRMHLADPDASYRMGDELREVVLRDYVLRGDNLRYWEYGWLAD, from the coding sequence GTGAATCCACTCCCTCTCGTCAGTCTGGTCATTCCCGCCTTCAATCCGCGCTTCTTCGAGCGGACCTTGAACAGTGCGGTGAGCCAGACTTATGGCCAACTCGAAATCATCGTTTGCGACGACAGCCGCGGCAGCGAGATTGAAGCCATCGTTGCGGCGGTAGTCGAGCAGTCCGGCGTCGCCGTGCGTTACGTGCGCAATCCACGAACGTTGGGGCTGGTCGACAACCTCAAGGCTTGTCTCGAGCAGGCGCAGGGCGAGTACATCAAGTTTCTGTGCGATGACGATCTGCTCTATTCCGCGTGCATCGAGCAGCAGGCCCATGAAATGCAGCGTGCAGAAGTCAGCCTGGTGGTGGCGCAACGGCTGCTCTGGGACGCAAACGACATCATTCTGCCGGCGCGCATCGAAAACACGCCGTTGTCGCCAGTCAGTGGCTTGCTCAAGGGCGACGACGTACTGGGCATCTTTGAAAAATTCCCGGTCAACGTGCTCGGTGGCTTCAGCAATGCGCTGATGCGTCGTGCCGACGTCGTCGAGCTGTTGCCGGCATTGACCGAGGACGGCGCCTGCTTCGTCGCAACGCTGGATTTTGCCCTGTATGTCTGCCTGCTGCGGCGCGGCAATCTGGCGGTGTCCAACAGCGTACTCAGTGCCGAACGCCTCTACCCGGAGCGTCTGAGTGCACAGCAACCGATGAAGGATGCTGCGCAAGTCGAGCGCGAGTGGATTTCGCAAATGCTCAAGGCGCGCAGCGGTGAATCGGCGCCTGCGCCGGGATGGGTGCGTTATGTTCCGTTGTCCCGCGCTGATGAGTTGCCCCGGGTCTGGCAAGAGTTGCCCCTGAGTCGAACCCTGGGTACCAAGCAGAGCCGTCAGGAGTGGGGAGTCGGCGTCAACAGCTTCAGCTTCGGCGAACTGTACGCGCAGTGGCTGGCATGTCGGGTGCTCACCGAGCAGCAACGCCACTGGTTGCCGGAAACGCTTGCCAGTTGGCCCTGCCAGCCGCGCATCGTGCCGATCATCATTGACGGGCAGGGCAGTCGCGATGGCCTGGAGCGCACATTGGAGGCGCTCGCCGCGCAGGATTATCCGCCAGAGCTGATCCTGGTCCTGTCCGTTTCGTGTGCCGAGGCGCGCCTTGATGGGCGCGTGTTCCACATGCCGTTGCAGGATGACGGGCTGGAGCAGATTAATACGTTGCTGCCGCAGCTCGAAGGGGCCGACTGGTTCTATCTGTTGCAGCCAGGCGATCGCCTGGTGGCGCCGGCGTTGCTGGTCATGGCCGACCGGATCGCGCACACCCCAACCCTGACATGTCTGTACAGCGACGAAGGCAGCCTGCGCAGCGGCGAGTCGGCAGAGCCTGCGTTCAAACCGGATTTCAACCTCGACCTGATGCGCAGTTATCCCTATGTCGGGCGCGCCCTGGCATTCAAGCGCGAGCGATTTCTGGCGCTCGGCGGCTTTGCGCCGACGTTTGCCGAACTGGCACCGCATGATGCGCTGTGGCGGATGGTCGAGAACGACGGCTTGCACGTCGTGGGACACATCGCCGAAGTGTTGCTCGAGTCCAAATTCGATCTCTCCCAGTGGCTGACCGAGCCCGGTGTCGTGGCGCAAAGCCCGCGGATTCTCGAAGCGCATCTGCAACGCCTGGGGATTGCCCATGACATCCGCCGTGGCGGCAGCGAACTGCTCAACCGCGTGGATTATCAGCATGCGCGACGACCGCTGGTGTCGGTGGTGATTGTCACTCAAGACCAGACGGCTGCACTGCAGCGCTGTGTTGAAACGCTGCTGGAAAAGACCGCTTACACCGAGTACGAATTACTGTTGGTCGACAACGGCAGCGAAAGCGCCGAGGCGCGGGTGTGGCTGGACGGCATGGCGCAACTGGGCAGCGAGCGAATTCGTGTGCTGAGCTATCCGCAAAAGGGTAATGCGGCGGCCGCGCACAACTTTGCGGTCAGCCATGCGCGTGGCGAGTATGTGTTGCTGCTCAATGCTTTTGCGGTGATCACTCAGGCCGACTGGCTCGACGAACTGCTCAATCATGCGCAACGCCCGGAAGTCGGCGTAGTCGGTGCGAAGCTGTTCAACCCGGACGGTGGTGTGCTGCACGCGGGGCTGATTCTCGGTTTGAACGGCCCGGTCGGTCTGCCGTTCTATGGCCAGCCCGTGCAGTCGGACGGGTACATGTTCCGCCTGCAAGCGGTGCATGACCTGAGCGCGGTTGGCGGCGATTGCCTGATGATTCGCAAGTCGGTCTTCGAGGTTGCCGGTGGGCTCGACGAACAGGATCTGAAGCAGACGTTGAACGTCGTGGATCTGTGTTTGCGGGTCGGCCGCGAAGGCTACCTGGTGGTATTGAATCCCCACGCCATGCTCGCAGTGGGCGCACGCCCGAGCGCCGCGGCGACGACTGAAGACGAAGCGCTGTTCGCCGAGGAAAGGGAAACCTTCTACCAGCGCTGGTTGCCAACCATCGCCCGCGATCCGGCCTACAACATTAACCTGACTCTGCAGGGTGTCGGTGCCACCAACTTCAGTCTTGAGCCTGGCCTGCGAACCGGTTGGAGTGCCTTTTCCAAAGCGCAGTTGCCGAATGTGCTGGTGGTGCCGATCAACGCCTCGGCCATCGGCCATTACCGCATGAGTCAGCCGATGATCGAGTTGCAGGCGGCTAACAGAGTCGAGGGGCGCATTTGCTACGGTTTGCCGTCGATCATTGATATCGAGCGCCAGTCGCCTGATGTGATCGTGCTGCAAGGGCGCTATTCGGAACACGCCATCGATGAAATCCCGCCTCTGAAAAAATACTTCAATGCGCGGCGCATCTTTGAGCTCGATGACTACGTCATCGACGTTCCCCATCGCAATGCGCACATCCGCAACATGCCGAGCAAGCAGGACATGGAGCGTATGGTGCGACGTGCCATCGGTCTGTGTGATCGTGTGGTCGTATCGACCCAGCCCCTGGCTAACGTGCTGTCCGACATGCACCACGACATTCGTGTCGTACCGAACATGCTGTCCAAGGACTTGTGGAGCCACTTGCGCAGTCAACGCCGCACCTCGAAGAAACCACGGGTCGGTTGGGGCGGCGGGACCAGTCACCACGGTGATCTGGCGGTGATCGCCGATGTGGTGCGCGAACTGGCCAACGAAGTCGACTGGGTTTTCTTCGGCATGTGTCCGGACGATCTGCTGCCGTACATGCATGAGTTCCACGGCGTGATCGATCTGGAGGTCTACCCGGCGAAGCTGGCCAGCCTGAACCTGGACCTGGCCCTCGCGCCGCTGGAATTCCACGTGTTCAATGACTGCAAAAGCAACTTGCGGCTGTTGGAGTACGGTGCCTGCGGCTATCCGGTGATCTGCACCGACACCGAGGCCTACCGTGGTTATCTGCCGTGTACCCGGATCAAGACCAACAGCACGGACGAGTGGCTGCAAGCGATCCGGATGCACCTGGCCGATCCGGATGCCAGTTACCGCATGGGTGATGAGTTGCGTGAGGTAGTGCTGCGTGACTACGTGTTGCGTGGCGATAACCTGCGGTATTGGGAGTATGGCTGGCTGGCGGATTGA
- a CDS encoding beta strand repeat-containing protein, which yields MAVINGTNGADTLTGTSGDDEINGLAGNDLIRGSAGADKIDGGTGTDTVDYSTSADGINVDIRSNAVGLAGIGGDAQGDTLSGIEKVIGTAFNDTFNLDTATATFEGGAGDDVYVLNGSGGTVIEQSSGGNDEVRSNFAQIYLSANVERLTYTGTGSFTGWGNASDNVITGGVGNDFLYGGAGADQFIGGAGIDTVGYTDSTVGVSINLKTGVNSGIAAGDTYTGIERILGSNGNDTFVADSRVFAFDGGAGVADVVDYSTSTEAINVDIRYNAVGLAGIGGDAQGDTLFGIEKVIGTAFNDTFNLDSATATFEGGAGDDVYVLNGSGGTVIEQTGGGNDEVRSNFAQIYLSANVERLTYTGNAAFTGWGNASDNVITGGIGNDTLYGGAGADQFIGGGGIDTAGYADSTVGVTLNFKTGVNSGIAAGDTYTGIERILGSGFNDTFIADSRVFAFDGGAGTADVVDYSTSVEAINVDIRANAVGLAGIGGDAQGDTLSGIEKVIGTAFNDTFNLDSATAAFEGGAGDDVYVLNSSGGTVIEQAGGGNDEVRSNFGQIYLGANVERLTYTGNASFIGWGNASDNIITGGAGNDLLYGGAGADQFIGGAGIDTASYGDSTVGVSINLKTGVNSGIAAGDTYTGIERILGSGFNDTFIADSRVFAFDGGAGTADVVDYSTSVEAINVDIRANAVGLAGIGGDAQGDTLIGIEKVIGTAFNDTFNLDSATATFEGGAGDDVYVLNGSGGTVIEQAGGGNDEVRSNFGQIYLGANVERLTYTGTGSFTGWGNAIDNIITGGNGNDILYGGAGADRFIGGAGFDTVGYGDTTIGVTINLKTGVHTGIAAGDTYTSIEALTGTIAGDIFIADGAAMAFDGLVGADMVSYEQSDSAVTIDLKTKVNAGDAAGDTYTGIEFFQGSSFNDTLSGTAFGDNFIGGSGADLIDGREGHDTAWYINSKAAVNINLQTNVNEGADAQGDVLLNIERVIGSQFDDTLTGSSAVDFLEGSTGNDVIYGGDGADFIYGGLVSLAGPLASSAPNAGAEADALYGGNDNDTILTASNDTGSRAYGEAGDDTITVTHGIADGGEGNDKLIGTGLGFSLFGGVGKDNLVLQSVGSAFGGEGDDIYTIDTSALVNIQDDGTSRGDKIVLSYIRASELQVDRVGDDLYLHRYSVSAGQTPDEGVRLKDWFAGSDTIEQIVTADNQTINLPANSDAFAMFG from the coding sequence ATGGCAGTTATAAACGGAACAAACGGCGCGGATACGCTGACCGGTACCAGTGGGGATGATGAAATCAATGGCCTGGCCGGCAATGATCTGATCAGGGGAAGTGCCGGAGCAGACAAGATCGATGGCGGTACCGGGACTGATACGGTGGACTATTCCACATCGGCTGATGGAATCAACGTCGACATCCGCTCTAATGCTGTCGGTCTTGCGGGCATCGGCGGCGACGCTCAGGGTGACACCCTGAGCGGCATTGAAAAGGTGATCGGCACGGCGTTCAACGACACCTTCAATCTCGATACGGCCACCGCGACGTTCGAGGGCGGAGCGGGGGATGATGTCTACGTTCTCAACGGCAGTGGCGGCACGGTTATCGAACAGTCGAGTGGCGGTAACGATGAAGTACGCAGCAACTTCGCCCAGATTTACCTGAGCGCCAACGTCGAGCGTCTGACCTATACCGGAACCGGTTCATTCACCGGTTGGGGCAATGCCAGCGACAACGTCATTACAGGAGGCGTTGGCAACGACTTCCTGTATGGCGGCGCGGGTGCTGATCAGTTTATCGGTGGTGCCGGTATCGACACGGTCGGCTATACCGATAGCACTGTCGGTGTCAGCATCAACCTGAAAACCGGCGTCAATTCCGGGATCGCGGCGGGGGATACCTACACCGGCATTGAACGAATCCTCGGCTCGAACGGCAACGATACATTCGTCGCCGATAGCCGGGTATTTGCCTTTGACGGCGGCGCCGGAGTGGCGGATGTGGTGGATTACTCGACATCCACCGAGGCGATCAATGTCGACATCCGCTATAACGCTGTCGGTCTCGCGGGCATTGGCGGCGACGCTCAGGGTGACACCCTGTTCGGCATTGAAAAGGTGATCGGCACGGCGTTCAACGACACCTTCAATCTCGATTCGGCCACTGCGACGTTCGAGGGTGGAGCGGGGGATGATGTCTACGTTCTCAACGGCAGTGGCGGCACGGTCATCGAACAGACGGGTGGCGGTAACGATGAAGTACGCAGCAACTTCGCCCAGATTTACCTGAGCGCCAACGTCGAGCGCCTGACCTATACCGGTAACGCGGCATTCACCGGTTGGGGCAACGCCAGCGACAACGTCATTACGGGGGGCATTGGCAATGACACCCTGTATGGCGGCGCGGGTGCCGACCAGTTCATCGGTGGTGGGGGTATCGACACGGCTGGCTATGCCGACAGCACTGTCGGTGTCACCTTGAATTTCAAGACCGGGGTCAACAGTGGCATCGCGGCGGGCGATACCTACACCGGCATTGAGCGAATCCTCGGCTCGGGCTTCAACGATACCTTCATCGCCGACAGTCGGGTGTTTGCATTTGACGGCGGTGCGGGAACGGCTGACGTGGTGGATTACTCGACGTCTGTCGAGGCGATCAATGTCGATATCCGAGCTAATGCTGTCGGTCTCGCGGGCATTGGCGGCGACGCTCAGGGTGACACCCTGAGCGGCATTGAAAAGGTGATCGGCACGGCGTTCAACGACACCTTCAATCTCGATTCGGCCACTGCGGCGTTCGAGGGGGGAGCGGGGGATGATGTCTACGTTCTCAACAGCAGTGGCGGCACGGTCATCGAACAGGCGGGTGGCGGTAACGATGAAGTACGCAGCAACTTCGGCCAGATCTACCTGGGCGCCAACGTCGAGCGTCTGACCTATACCGGCAACGCTTCATTCATCGGCTGGGGCAATGCCAGCGACAACATTATTACCGGTGGTGCCGGCAATGACCTGTTGTATGGCGGCGCAGGTGCCGATCAATTTATTGGTGGCGCCGGCATAGATACCGCCAGCTACGGCGACAGTACTGTTGGCGTCAGCATCAATTTGAAAACCGGTGTCAACAGCGGCATCGCAGCGGGCGATACCTACACCGGCATTGAGCGAATCCTCGGCTCGGGCTTCAACGATACCTTCATCGCCGACAGTCGGGTGTTTGCATTTGACGGCGGTGCGGGAACGGCTGACGTGGTGGATTACTCGACGTCTGTCGAGGCGATCAATGTCGATATCAGAGCTAATGCTGTCGGTCTCGCGGGCATTGGCGGCGACGCTCAGGGTGACACCCTGATCGGCATTGAAAAGGTGATCGGCACGGCGTTCAACGACACCTTCAATCTCGATTCGGCCACTGCGACGTTCGAGGGGGGAGCGGGGGATGATGTCTACGTTCTCAACGGCAGTGGCGGCACGGTCATCGAACAGGCGGGTGGCGGTAACGATGAAGTACGCAGCAACTTCGGCCAGATCTACCTGGGCGCCAACGTCGAGCGTCTGACCTATACCGGCACCGGGTCATTCACCGGTTGGGGCAACGCCATCGACAACATCATTACAGGGGGCAATGGCAACGACATCCTGTATGGCGGCGCGGGTGCCGACCGGTTCATCGGTGGTGCCGGTTTTGACACTGTCGGCTACGGCGACACGACTATTGGCGTCACCATCAACCTGAAAACCGGGGTTCACACAGGGATCGCAGCAGGGGATACCTACACCAGTATCGAGGCTTTGACCGGCACGATAGCCGGTGACATTTTCATCGCCGACGGCGCGGCCATGGCTTTTGACGGGTTAGTGGGTGCGGACATGGTCAGCTATGAACAATCCGATAGCGCCGTGACCATTGATTTGAAAACTAAGGTCAATGCGGGTGACGCGGCCGGCGATACCTACACCGGAATCGAGTTTTTCCAGGGCAGCAGCTTCAACGACACCCTGTCCGGAACCGCATTCGGTGACAACTTCATTGGTGGCTCCGGTGCGGACCTGATCGATGGGCGTGAAGGGCATGACACTGCCTGGTACATCAACAGCAAGGCCGCTGTGAACATCAATCTGCAGACCAACGTCAACGAAGGCGCCGATGCTCAAGGTGATGTGCTGCTCAATATCGAGCGAGTGATCGGCAGCCAATTCGACGATACGCTGACCGGAAGTTCGGCAGTCGATTTTCTTGAGGGCAGCACAGGCAACGACGTGATTTATGGCGGCGACGGGGCCGACTTCATTTATGGAGGCCTGGTTTCCCTGGCCGGGCCGTTAGCCAGTTCGGCACCCAATGCAGGGGCTGAGGCTGATGCGCTCTATGGCGGCAATGACAACGACACGATTCTCACCGCATCCAACGACACTGGCAGCCGTGCGTATGGCGAAGCGGGCGATGACACCATCACCGTAACTCATGGCATCGCTGATGGTGGTGAAGGCAATGACAAGCTGATCGGTACCGGCCTGGGCTTCTCGCTGTTTGGCGGCGTGGGCAAGGATAATCTGGTATTGCAGTCCGTCGGTTCGGCCTTCGGTGGTGAAGGTGACGATATCTACACCATCGACACTTCGGCATTGGTCAACATTCAGGACGACGGTACCAGCCGTGGCGACAAGATTGTGCTGTCGTACATTCGCGCTTCGGAACTGCAAGTCGACCGTGTCGGTGACGACCTCTACCTGCACCGTTACAGCGTTTCAGCCGGACAGACGCCGGATGAGGGCGTGCGCCTGAAGGATTGGTTTGCCGGTTCCGACACTATCGAGCAGATCGTGACGGCCGATAATCAGACCATCAATCTGCCGGCCAACAGTGATGCATTCGCGATGTTTGGCTGA